AATCCATAATCCGCTGTAGCTTGGCATCACGGGTGGCGCCATCGATCAGCTTGTCTACTTCAATGGCGATGAAAATCTGTGAAACGCCATATTCATCGCTGTTGTCCTGGGTGACCTCGGCCACGGAAGAACCGTCTGAAAGCAGGGTGGCGATCATATCCAGCACAATCGACAGACCTGAACCTTTCCAGTAACCCATTGGCAAAATACGGCGGTTTTTTTCGATAACACCCGGCTCTTTAGTGAGATTGCCTTCATCATCAAAGCCACCATCTACCGGCAGTTCGCGACCGGCCAGGCGATTCACTTCCAGCATGCCGTAGGAGAACATCGACATCGACATATCAACCATGGTGATTGGCGATGAGGGGATCGCGACGATCAACGGGTTAGTACCAATGCGGCACTCTTTCGAACCCCATGGCGGCATGACGGCAATCGAGTTAGTCCAGCAGATACCGATGTAACCTTTCTCCGCCGCCTGCCAGCCATAGCTGCCGCCGCGCATCCAGTGGTTGGCGTTACGCAGTGCGACCAGGCCAATACCGTGATCAGAGGCCAGCTCAATGGCTCGGTCCATCATCTTTTTCGCCGTCAGATTTCCGATCGAACGCTGGGCATCCCATTGTTCAATCGCTCCCAGGCTAGTAATGCGTTGCGGTTTGGCCTCAGGAATGATGTCGCCGTTATCTAATTGCTGAATAAAACGAGGAAAACGATTCACGCCGTGCGAATACACGCCGGACTCGGTGGTGCGCGCAAACATTTCGGCACAGGCATCGGCGGTTTCAACGGCGATACCGCGTGCCAGTAGTACCCGATTGAACGCATCTTTCAACTGCTCAAAAGTGACTTTCATTCCTGTTTCCTTGTTTAAATTTGATCGCTTTTTTATCTCTAAATTTCACTATGCGAAATCTGATTTCAAATATAGCGATCAAATTTTGACAGATCAACGGGGTGGTCTATTTTTTAAAATCATCAAAATCAAATAGTTGTGTTTTTTCGGTTCAGATCGTGAACTGAAACACACTTTGCGCTACCATCAGAGCGCGACGAAAAGGGGAGCGGAAGCGATGGGCACAAAAGAGAGTGAAATGACGCAAGACAAAGAGAGGCCGGCCGGAAGTCAGAGCCTGTTCCGTGGTTTGATGTTGATTGAGATTCTGAGTAACTATCCGAATGGGTGCCCGTTGGCGCATTTGTCTGAACTGGCAGGGCTGAACAAAAGTACTGTGCATCGACTGCTGCAAGGGCTGCAATCCTGTGGGTATGTCACCCCCGCGCCAGCGGCAGGGAGTTATCGCCTGACCACCAAATTTATTGCCGTGGGTCAGAAGGCGTTGTCGTCACTGAACATCATCCATGTTGCTGCGCCGCACCTCGAAGCGCTGAATATCGCCACCGGTGAAACCATCAACTTCTCAAGCCGTGAAGATGACCACGCGATTCTGATTTATAAGCTGGAACCGACGACGGGCATGCTGCGTACCCGCGCTTATATCGGCCAACATATGCCGCTGTATTGCTCGGCGATGGGTAAAATTTACATGGCGTTTGGGCATGCGGATTATGTGGAAGCCTACTGGGAGAGCCATCAGGATCTTATTCAGCCCCTGACCCGCAATACCATTACCGGTTTACCGGCGATGTACGACGAATTGGCGCAGATCCGCGAAAGCAGTATGGCGATGGATCGGGAAGAGAACGAACTGGGCGTTTCCTGTATTGCCGTGCCGGTGTTTGATATTCATGGTCGGGTGCCGTACGCGGTGTCAATTTCACTCTCTACCTCGCGACTTAAGCAGATAGGGGAAAAAAATCTACTCAAGCCACTACGGGAAACCGCGCAGGCGATTTCAAATGAGCTGGGTTTTACCGTTCGCGATTAGGCAGAGATCCATAGTTATTCAGGCACCTGACAATATTTAACCGTTTCCCCTGTCCGATCAAAGCGACAAGGGCGACCTCTCTGGCACTCTGTGGTTTTCACGCAGAGGGAGGGGACAATGAACGCGTTTATTATGGCGGATGCGGCAAAATGTATTGGGTGTCGTACCTGCGAAGTTGCCTGCGTCGTCGCGCACCAGCAAAACCAGGACTGTGCGTCGGTCTCTTCTTCTGCGTTTATACCGCGGATTCGGGTAATCAAAGATGACGCCTTTACAACGGCGGTCGCCTGCCATCAATGCGAAGACGCTCCCTGTGCGAATGTTTGTCCAACTTACGCCATTCGTCGTGAACATGGGCATATCTTCGTTGAACAGACACGTTGTATTGGTTGTAAAAGCTGTATGCTGGCCTGCCCGTTTGGGGCAATGAATGTCGTTGCCCGTTCGTCGCGGGTGCAGGCGATAAAATGCGATTTGTGCTGGCATCGTGAGACGGGGCCTGCGTGTGTAGAAGCCTGCCCGACCAGCGCGTTGCAGTGTATTGATGCCGTCAGTATTCAGCGACAGCGTCTGCGTTCACAACCGCTGTGAAGTGAGCCCGACCCGCACTTGGGTCGGGTTTGCGTTAGCCTTCCAGCCAGGCGCGTTCGATCTCTTCAGCCAGAATCTTCACGCCAGCTTCGATTTTCTCTGGTTCTGGCACGTAGTTCATCCGCATGCACTGATGGGTATGTGGCCAGGGTTTATCCAGCCCCGGGAAGAAGTAGTCACCGGGAACCATCAGTACGCCGCGCGCTTTCAGGCGCTGATACAGCAGTTCAGTAGTAATGGGCAAATCTTTGAACCACAGCCAAAGAAAAATCGCGCCCTCTGGTTTATGGATAAGGCAGCGATCTTCTGACAAGTAGCGGCGTATAATCGCAATCGTCTCCTGAACGCGCTGATAGTAAAACGGTTTAATTACCGTTTCGGACAGGCGCAGTAGATCGTTACGTTTAATCATCTCGCACATCATCGCCGGTCCCATCCCGCCAGGAGCAAGGCTGATGATGCCGTTCATATTGGTAATCGCAGTGATGATTTTTTCATTGGCGATAATGATGCCGCAGCGGGAACCTGGCAGACCCAGTTTGGAAAGGCTCATGCACAGCACAATGTTGGGGTTCCACAGCGGACGCGCTTCGCTAAAGATGATGCCAGGGAATGGTACGCCATAGGCGTTATCAATCACCAGCGGGATCCCATGCTGGTTGGCCAGCCGGTCCAGCTTCATCAGCTCGTCGTCTGTGATCACGTTGCCTGTCGGGTTAGTGGGGCGTGACACGCAGATCATCCCCGTCTCTTCACCGATGTGCAGGTGTTCAAAATCAACGTGATACTTAAACTGGCCTTCCGGTAACAGTTCGATGTTCGGACGTGCGGAGACGAAAAGATCTTCTTCTAGCCCGGAATCGGCATAGCCAATGTATTCCGGGGCTAATGGGAATAACACTTTTTGCGTTGTTCCGTCAGCGCGGCGTCCGGCGAACAGATTGAATAAGTAGAAAAACGCGCTCTGACTGCCATTTGTCAGTGCAATATTTTGTGGCTCGATATCCCATCCCTGCTTCTCACGTAGCAGTTTCGCCAACTCAGACAGGAGCTCGGTTTTCCCTTGCGGACCGTCATAATTGCAAAGCGCATCAGTGGCTTTGCCGTTTGCCAGCATATCTGTCAGCAGAGACTGGAAGTAATTTTGCATCTCTGGAATTTGCGCCGGATTACCACCGCCGAGCATGATGGCGCCTGGGGTGCGTAAACCGTCGTTGAGGTCCTCCATCAGGCGGGTGATGCCTGAATGGCGGGTAAATTTGTCGCCAAAAAGTGAGAATGTCATAGCAGGGGGTCTGTCGAACTGAGTAGTAAAGTGGCTAACCATAGCGCTACCCATGGCAGGGTGCAAATCAGGGGAAGCGGACCGGATTGATGTTTTGTGCTGCAGATGTTTGCCTGGCTGGTTTTTTATTTTGTGTTGAGCTTCCCGCCGTATGCACAGCGGGAAGCCTGTTGGGATCAGGGCTGGCCGGCCCACACCACCATCACCTTATCGTCGCCATGCTCGCGGATAAATCCGTATCCCTGCTTCAGGGTAAGCATAGTCTGTTTACCGGCGCCGATGGCGGGATGTCTGGCTCGGAACTGACTGATGCGCTGCCAGTGTGCGACGCTGGCGGCAGATTTCCCGCTCACATCCTGCCAGTTCATTTCTGAGCGCGTGCCCTGCAATGGGTCTGAGCCTGTTGGTCCAAAGGGTCGGGCCGACTCATCACCGTAAAAGAGTTGTACCGCGCCAGGTGCCAGCAGCAATAGCTCGGCGGCTTTGTCTCCACCTTC
This window of the Citrobacter freundii ATCC 8090 = MTCC 1658 = NBRC 12681 genome carries:
- a CDS encoding 4Fe-4S dicluster domain-containing protein, with the translated sequence MNAFIMADAAKCIGCRTCEVACVVAHQQNQDCASVSSSAFIPRIRVIKDDAFTTAVACHQCEDAPCANVCPTYAIRREHGHIFVEQTRCIGCKSCMLACPFGAMNVVARSSRVQAIKCDLCWHRETGPACVEACPTSALQCIDAVSIQRQRLRSQPL
- the yiaJ gene encoding IclR family transcriptional regulator YiaJ is translated as MGTKESEMTQDKERPAGSQSLFRGLMLIEILSNYPNGCPLAHLSELAGLNKSTVHRLLQGLQSCGYVTPAPAAGSYRLTTKFIAVGQKALSSLNIIHVAAPHLEALNIATGETINFSSREDDHAILIYKLEPTTGMLRTRAYIGQHMPLYCSAMGKIYMAFGHADYVEAYWESHQDLIQPLTRNTITGLPAMYDELAQIRESSMAMDREENELGVSCIAVPVFDIHGRVPYAVSISLSTSRLKQIGEKNLLKPLRETAQAISNELGFTVRD
- the avtA gene encoding valine--pyruvate transaminase, with the protein product MTFSLFGDKFTRHSGITRLMEDLNDGLRTPGAIMLGGGNPAQIPEMQNYFQSLLTDMLANGKATDALCNYDGPQGKTELLSELAKLLREKQGWDIEPQNIALTNGSQSAFFYLFNLFAGRRADGTTQKVLFPLAPEYIGYADSGLEEDLFVSARPNIELLPEGQFKYHVDFEHLHIGEETGMICVSRPTNPTGNVITDDELMKLDRLANQHGIPLVIDNAYGVPFPGIIFSEARPLWNPNIVLCMSLSKLGLPGSRCGIIIANEKIITAITNMNGIISLAPGGMGPAMMCEMIKRNDLLRLSETVIKPFYYQRVQETIAIIRRYLSEDRCLIHKPEGAIFLWLWFKDLPITTELLYQRLKARGVLMVPGDYFFPGLDKPWPHTHQCMRMNYVPEPEKIEAGVKILAEEIERAWLEG
- the yiaK gene encoding 3-dehydro-L-gulonate 2-dehydrogenase; translated protein: MKVTFEQLKDAFNRVLLARGIAVETADACAEMFARTTESGVYSHGVNRFPRFIQQLDNGDIIPEAKPQRITSLGAIEQWDAQRSIGNLTAKKMMDRAIELASDHGIGLVALRNANHWMRGGSYGWQAAEKGYIGICWTNSIAVMPPWGSKECRIGTNPLIVAIPSSPITMVDMSMSMFSYGMLEVNRLAGRELPVDGGFDDEGNLTKEPGVIEKNRRILPMGYWKGSGLSIVLDMIATLLSDGSSVAEVTQDNSDEYGVSQIFIAIEVDKLIDGATRDAKLQRIMDFITSAERADENTPVRLPGHEFTKLLEENRRNGITVDDSVWAKIQAL